In one window of Bemisia tabaci chromosome 6, PGI_BMITA_v3 DNA:
- the LOC109042034 gene encoding uncharacterized protein isoform X1, translating to MHKPQYTSCIYIGGLPILPPLMTAEIRQEMQKYKQLAAGIEQKISQRKDSFTQSEAIDSTSDPVTSVIPIVSDSQQFFPPENNEVDHPKDSPKTDIDNQSINENDKSLNRSVRRNSYTLETPSPQLMALLRSNQIEDVSISQNSNSESFTEVSKLSNSAKKQRTSSGQCYNANYDVSCPNHKPPESSTGALSTASDNETISSDIESIVTLDESAKRVVDSRSQISCNSESIPNQLVHDQLSPCLDDESSLDVSKIKDLKLSSRERSLRNTPKSRPFIKAKKKDINMELRKAFLRKTGVSREGTSLSLPTSLRSSPEPKTWFCSTENISSSPSRIPLSTKIPQRYHKLSERSQCSFKNTTIRNHLNEAKKVSRIKHERLFSSLIEDKMNISDDSKSILNQSKLPVYMPLRRSSLGFVPFKPDIPPKKNKPSSLCRRPHLNSKKSDLQLNINERENLRNFETDHHSDTSSFGSSICTKEIVMDENKNMQYELPNLNESFKKSLHVSEEDVPLSPINSNIVNCTTNGRNINKSQSRTSLQNVKNLQETCNESIYLHLSPPCSHSDVESLIDESPVIKSSPFQANSSPGRNSNIAQVLDRTPPTNFADLTNNNRKSASGGSRESNRSRKQLDFNPKNAKTLSTNNSLNNSFCDTISLSGSEFNDASVSSFRDRESSILSDAEVSDKTLSILLQELQTKHQQQMELLKQKQIEEQNLLEQKQKKITETILLNLSNGLSSSSTSPKSAKSEKSAKIPPSYDEIPVNRGITPLPSSDSASMTFFSSTPGFKQTSNSGLAITRYSLPPNMSKMVPNKIWFMNNVPATKFYPKKSYNELEIKAATIIQAGIRGYFVRRLMKTERVQLLIEMIQKSIKCALEIQQEPSPTLADYEFHARLIQQVTKACYEIHEIFIIYPQTEKFAIIAADRLKKSQKLNNSTPTVKPLSAATRRSLQRKFSQSSNDSFAQVPKKPYRSRSHTFTSSSYHEDLPKKKRYVRSATSFNLKKSQRSTHDTRVTNEMKRRVPWR from the exons ATGCATAAACCTCAGTATACTTCCTGCATCTATATTGGTGGACTTCCCATCTTACCCCCATTG aTGACTGCTGAAATTCGGCAAGAAATGCAGAAATATAAACAGCTGGCTGCTGGAATCGAGCAAAAAATATCTCAAAGAAAGGACTCGTTCACTCAGTCTGAAGCCATCGATTCAACATCTGACCCTGTAACTTCAGTAATACCCATTGTTTCAGATTCtcagcaattttttcctccagAAAATAATGAAGTCGATCACCCTAAAGACTCCCCTAAAACAGACATTGACAACCAGAGTATTAACGAAAATGATAAAAGTCTCAACCGTTCTGTGCGTCGAAACTCATACACGCTGGAGACTCCAAGTCCTCAGCTCATGGCTTTGCTGCGATCAAATCAAATTGAAGATGTGAGCATCAGTCAAAACTCAAATTCTGAATCCTTCACTGAAGTGTCAAAATTGAGTAATAGCGCCAAGAAACAGAGGACTTCATCCGGTCAGTGTTACAATGCAAACTATGATGTTAGTTGTCCAAATCACAAACCACCTGAGTCAAGCACAGGTGCACTTTCCACAGCTAGCGATAATGAAACTATATCTTCTGACATTGAATCGATCGTCACTTTGGATGAATCTGCCAAACGTGTTGTCGATTCACGCAGTCAGATCTCCTGTAACAGTGAATCTATTCCTAATCAGTTAGTCCATGATCAACTATCTCCTTGCCTTGACGATGAAAGTAGTTTGGACGTCTCGAAAATCAAAGACTTAAAACTCTCCTCTAGAGAGAGGTCCTTGAGAAATACTCCAAAGTCGCGACCATTTATCAAAGCCAAGAAGAAAGACATAAATATGGAGCTAAGAAAAGCTTTTCTCAGGAAAACAGGTGTTTCTCGTGAAGGTACCAGTTTATCTTTGCCGACCAGTCTTCGATCAAGTCCTGAACCTAAAACCTGGTTCTGCTCAACGGAAAATATCTCAAGTTCACCCTCTCGCATTCCACTGTCAACGAAGATTCCACAGCGATATCATAAGCTTTCAGAGCGATCCCAGTGTTCATTTAAAAATACAACAATCAGAAACCATCTTAATGAAGCCAAAAAAGTGAGTCGAATCAAGCATGAAAGGTTGTTCTCATCTTTGATCGAGGACAAAATGAACATCAGTGATGACTCTAAGTCTATATTAAATCAGTCCAAGCTGCCTGTGTATATGCCTTTGCGCCGAAGTAGTCTTGGCTTCGTTCCATTCAAGCCTGACATTCCTCCGAAGAAAAATAAGCCCTCCAGTCTTTGTAGACGTCCACATTTAAACAGTAAGAAGAGTGATTTACAGTTGAACATCAACGAACGAGAAAATCTGCGAAACTTTGAAACAGATCATCATAGTGACACAAGCAGTTTTGGCTCAAGTATTTGTACCAAAGAAATCGTAATGGATGAAAACAAGAACATGCAGTATGAGCTGCCAAACCTcaatgaaagtttcaaaaaatctttGCATGTGAGTGAGGAAGATGTCCCTCTGTCTCCAATTAATTCTAACATTGTTAATTGTACAACAAACGGAAGAAATATCAACAAGTCACAGTCTAGAACATCACTTCAGAacgtaaaaaatttgcaagaaacaTGCAATGAAAGTATCTATCTACACTTAAGCCCGCCTTGCTCTCATTCAGATGTGGAAAGTTTGATCGATGAAAGTCCAGTTATCAAGAGCTCACCATTTCAAGCCAATTCAAGCCCAGGAAGGAACAGCAACATTGCACAAGTTCTTGATCGCACTCCCCCAACAAATTTTGCAGATTTGACAAATAATAATAGGAAATCTGCCTCTGGTGGTAGCCGAGAGTCTAACAGGTCACGAAAACAGCTGGACTTCAATCCGAAAAATGCTAAGACTCTGTCAACTAATAATTCCTTAAACAACTCATTTTGTGATACGATATCATTGAGTGGCTCGGAATTCAACGATGCCTCCGTTTCATCTTTCAGGGATAGAGAAAGCAGCATCCTCAGTGATGCTGAAGTTTCTGACAAAACTTTGTCAATTTTACTTCAAGAATTGCAGACCAAACATCAGCAACAAATGGAATTACTGAAACAGAAACAGATCGAGGAGCAAAACTTGTTGGAGCagaagcagaaaaaaatcacggaaacaATTCTGCTCAACTTGTCAAACGGACTTAGTTCATCGTCTACATCTCCAAAGTCTGCTAAGAGTGAAAAAAGCGCTAAGATTCCGCCCAGCTACGATGAAATACCGGTGAATCGGGGTATCACTCCTCTACCTTCCTCTGATTCGGCTAGTATGACTTTCTTCAGCTCAACGCCTGGTTTCAAACAAACCTCAAATTCTGGTCTTGCCATCACTCGTTACTCGCTGCCTCCCAATATGTCTAAGATGGTTCCGAACAAGATTTGGTTTATGAACAATGTTCCAGCCACTAAGTTTTATCCAAAGAAGAGCTATAATGAGCTTGAAATT AAAGCGGCAACAATTATTCAAGCTGGTATACGAGGATATTTTGTTAGAAGACTAATGAAAACAGAACGTGTTCAACTTTTAATTGAAATGATTCAAAAATCCATCAAATGTGCTCTTGAAATCCAGCAAGAGCCTTCGCCTACCCTAGCTGATTATGAGTTTCATGCGAGATTAATTCAGCAG GTAACAAAAGCTTGCtatgaaattcatgaaatattcatCATCTATCCCCAAAcggaaaaatttgcaataatagCTGCTGACCGACTGAAGAAGTCTCAGAAACTAAACAACAGCACCCCAACAGTGAAACCTCTCTCTGCTGCAACTAGACGATCTTtgcagagaaaattttccca AAGTAGCAACGACAGCTTTGCTCAAGTACCAAAGAAGCCTTACCGATCACGATCTCACACTTTCACGTCCTCTAGTTATCATG
- the LOC109042034 gene encoding uncharacterized protein isoform X2 gives MHKPQYTSCIYIGGLPILPPLMTAEIRQEMQKYKQLAAGIEQKISQRKDSFTQSEAIDSTSDPVTSVIPIVSDSQQFFPPENNEVDHPKDSPKTDIDNQSINENDKSLNRSVRRNSYTLETPSPQLMALLRSNQIEDVSISQNSNSESFTEVSKLSNSAKKQRTSSGQCYNANYDVSCPNHKPPESSTGALSTASDNETISSDIESIVTLDESAKRVVDSRSQISCNSESIPNQLVHDQLSPCLDDESSLDVSKIKDLKLSSRERSLRNTPKSRPFIKAKKKDINMELRKAFLRKTGVSREGTSLSLPTSLRSSPEPKTWFCSTENISSSPSRIPLSTKIPQRYHKLSERSQCSFKNTTIRNHLNEAKKVSRIKHERLFSSLIEDKMNISDDSKSILNQSKLPVYMPLRRSSLGFVPFKPDIPPKKNKPSSLCRRPHLNSKKSDLQLNINERENLRNFETDHHSDTSSFGSSICTKEIVMDENKNMQYELPNLNESFKKSLHVSEEDVPLSPINSNIVNCTTNGRNINKSQSRTSLQNVKNLQETCNESIYLHLSPPCSHSDVESLIDESPVIKSSPFQANSSPGRNSNIAQVLDRTPPTNFADLTNNNRKSASGGSRESNRSRKQLDFNPKNAKTLSTNNSLNNSFCDTISLSGSEFNDASVSSFRDRESSILSDAEVSDKTLSILLQELQTKHQQQMELLKQKQIEEQNLLEQKQKKITETILLNLSNGLSSSSTSPKSAKSEKSAKIPPSYDEIPVNRGITPLPSSDSASMTFFSSTPGFKQTSNSGLAITRYSLPPNMSKMVPNKIWFMNNVPATKFYPKKSYNELEIKAATIIQAGIRGYFVRRLMKTERVQLLIEMIQKSIKCALEIQQEPSPTLADYEFHARLIQQVTKACYEIHEIFIIYPQTEKFAIIAADRLKKSQKLNNSTPTVKPLSAATRRSLQRKFSQSSNDSFAQVPKKPYRSRSHTFTSSSYHDLPKKKRYVRSATSFNLKKSQRSTHDTRVTNEMKRRVPWR, from the exons ATGCATAAACCTCAGTATACTTCCTGCATCTATATTGGTGGACTTCCCATCTTACCCCCATTG aTGACTGCTGAAATTCGGCAAGAAATGCAGAAATATAAACAGCTGGCTGCTGGAATCGAGCAAAAAATATCTCAAAGAAAGGACTCGTTCACTCAGTCTGAAGCCATCGATTCAACATCTGACCCTGTAACTTCAGTAATACCCATTGTTTCAGATTCtcagcaattttttcctccagAAAATAATGAAGTCGATCACCCTAAAGACTCCCCTAAAACAGACATTGACAACCAGAGTATTAACGAAAATGATAAAAGTCTCAACCGTTCTGTGCGTCGAAACTCATACACGCTGGAGACTCCAAGTCCTCAGCTCATGGCTTTGCTGCGATCAAATCAAATTGAAGATGTGAGCATCAGTCAAAACTCAAATTCTGAATCCTTCACTGAAGTGTCAAAATTGAGTAATAGCGCCAAGAAACAGAGGACTTCATCCGGTCAGTGTTACAATGCAAACTATGATGTTAGTTGTCCAAATCACAAACCACCTGAGTCAAGCACAGGTGCACTTTCCACAGCTAGCGATAATGAAACTATATCTTCTGACATTGAATCGATCGTCACTTTGGATGAATCTGCCAAACGTGTTGTCGATTCACGCAGTCAGATCTCCTGTAACAGTGAATCTATTCCTAATCAGTTAGTCCATGATCAACTATCTCCTTGCCTTGACGATGAAAGTAGTTTGGACGTCTCGAAAATCAAAGACTTAAAACTCTCCTCTAGAGAGAGGTCCTTGAGAAATACTCCAAAGTCGCGACCATTTATCAAAGCCAAGAAGAAAGACATAAATATGGAGCTAAGAAAAGCTTTTCTCAGGAAAACAGGTGTTTCTCGTGAAGGTACCAGTTTATCTTTGCCGACCAGTCTTCGATCAAGTCCTGAACCTAAAACCTGGTTCTGCTCAACGGAAAATATCTCAAGTTCACCCTCTCGCATTCCACTGTCAACGAAGATTCCACAGCGATATCATAAGCTTTCAGAGCGATCCCAGTGTTCATTTAAAAATACAACAATCAGAAACCATCTTAATGAAGCCAAAAAAGTGAGTCGAATCAAGCATGAAAGGTTGTTCTCATCTTTGATCGAGGACAAAATGAACATCAGTGATGACTCTAAGTCTATATTAAATCAGTCCAAGCTGCCTGTGTATATGCCTTTGCGCCGAAGTAGTCTTGGCTTCGTTCCATTCAAGCCTGACATTCCTCCGAAGAAAAATAAGCCCTCCAGTCTTTGTAGACGTCCACATTTAAACAGTAAGAAGAGTGATTTACAGTTGAACATCAACGAACGAGAAAATCTGCGAAACTTTGAAACAGATCATCATAGTGACACAAGCAGTTTTGGCTCAAGTATTTGTACCAAAGAAATCGTAATGGATGAAAACAAGAACATGCAGTATGAGCTGCCAAACCTcaatgaaagtttcaaaaaatctttGCATGTGAGTGAGGAAGATGTCCCTCTGTCTCCAATTAATTCTAACATTGTTAATTGTACAACAAACGGAAGAAATATCAACAAGTCACAGTCTAGAACATCACTTCAGAacgtaaaaaatttgcaagaaacaTGCAATGAAAGTATCTATCTACACTTAAGCCCGCCTTGCTCTCATTCAGATGTGGAAAGTTTGATCGATGAAAGTCCAGTTATCAAGAGCTCACCATTTCAAGCCAATTCAAGCCCAGGAAGGAACAGCAACATTGCACAAGTTCTTGATCGCACTCCCCCAACAAATTTTGCAGATTTGACAAATAATAATAGGAAATCTGCCTCTGGTGGTAGCCGAGAGTCTAACAGGTCACGAAAACAGCTGGACTTCAATCCGAAAAATGCTAAGACTCTGTCAACTAATAATTCCTTAAACAACTCATTTTGTGATACGATATCATTGAGTGGCTCGGAATTCAACGATGCCTCCGTTTCATCTTTCAGGGATAGAGAAAGCAGCATCCTCAGTGATGCTGAAGTTTCTGACAAAACTTTGTCAATTTTACTTCAAGAATTGCAGACCAAACATCAGCAACAAATGGAATTACTGAAACAGAAACAGATCGAGGAGCAAAACTTGTTGGAGCagaagcagaaaaaaatcacggaaacaATTCTGCTCAACTTGTCAAACGGACTTAGTTCATCGTCTACATCTCCAAAGTCTGCTAAGAGTGAAAAAAGCGCTAAGATTCCGCCCAGCTACGATGAAATACCGGTGAATCGGGGTATCACTCCTCTACCTTCCTCTGATTCGGCTAGTATGACTTTCTTCAGCTCAACGCCTGGTTTCAAACAAACCTCAAATTCTGGTCTTGCCATCACTCGTTACTCGCTGCCTCCCAATATGTCTAAGATGGTTCCGAACAAGATTTGGTTTATGAACAATGTTCCAGCCACTAAGTTTTATCCAAAGAAGAGCTATAATGAGCTTGAAATT AAAGCGGCAACAATTATTCAAGCTGGTATACGAGGATATTTTGTTAGAAGACTAATGAAAACAGAACGTGTTCAACTTTTAATTGAAATGATTCAAAAATCCATCAAATGTGCTCTTGAAATCCAGCAAGAGCCTTCGCCTACCCTAGCTGATTATGAGTTTCATGCGAGATTAATTCAGCAG GTAACAAAAGCTTGCtatgaaattcatgaaatattcatCATCTATCCCCAAAcggaaaaatttgcaataatagCTGCTGACCGACTGAAGAAGTCTCAGAAACTAAACAACAGCACCCCAACAGTGAAACCTCTCTCTGCTGCAACTAGACGATCTTtgcagagaaaattttccca AAGTAGCAACGACAGCTTTGCTCAAGTACCAAAGAAGCCTTACCGATCACGATCTCACACTTTCACGTCCTCTAGTTATCATG